From a single Phocoena sinus isolate mPhoSin1 chromosome 1, mPhoSin1.pri, whole genome shotgun sequence genomic region:
- the RER1 gene encoding protein RER1 yields MSEGDSVGDSVHGKPSVVYRFFTRLGQIYQSWLDKSTPYTAVRWVVTLGLSFVYMIRVYLLQGWYIVTYALGIYHLNLFIAFLSPKVDPSLMEDSDDGPSLPTKQNEEFRPFIRRLPEFKFWHAATKGILVAMVCTFFEAFNVPVFWPILVMYFIMLFCITMKRQIKHMIKYRYIPFTHGKRTYKGKEDVGKTFAS; encoded by the exons ATGTCAGAAGGTGACAGTGTGGGAGATTCCGTCCACGGGAAACCTTCTGTGGTGTACAGATTCTTCACAAGACTTGGACAG ATCTATCAGTCCTGGCTCGACAAGTCTACGCCATACACGGCTGTGCGATGGGTGGTGACGCTGGGCCTGAGCTTCGTCTACATGATCCGAGTTTACCTGCTGCAG gGTTGGTACATCGTGACCTACGCCTTGGGAATCTACCATCTAAATCTCTTCATAGCTTTCCTTTCTCCAAAAGTGGATCCTTCCTTAATGGAAGATTCAG ATGATGGCCCCTCGTTACCAACCAAACAGAATGAGGAGTTCCGGCCCTTCATTCGAAGGCTCCCAGAGTTTAAGTTTTG GCACGCAGCGACCAAGGGCATCCTGGTGGCGATGGTCTGCACCTTCTTTGAGGCGTTCAACGTCCCGGTGTTCTGGCCCATCCTGGTCATGTACTTCATCATGCTTTTCTGTATCACGATGAAGAGGCAAATAAAG CACATGATCAAGTACCGGTACATCCCGTTCACGCACGGCAAGAGGACGTACAAGGGGAAGGAGGACGTGGGCAAGACGTTCGCCAGCTAG
- the PEX10 gene encoding peroxisome biogenesis factor 10, which translates to MAPAAASPPEVVRAAQKDDYYRGGLRSAAGGTLHSLAGAKKWLEWRREIELVSDVAYFGLTTLAGYQTLGEEYVSILQVDSTQGRVPSRLRRGILVALHTVLPYLLDKALLHLEHELQADGDGAWPSRGSLAPGARGQSGTRRWMRRCTAALTEQQQGTLLRAVLVFRQGLGCLQRLHVAWFYIHGAFYHLAKRFTGITYLRVRHPLAEDPRARASYRLLGLVSLLHLALAAGLQLYGFRQRQRAQREWRPQRGLSHRRSYTERAVSRTSLCTLCLEERRYSTATPCGHLFCWGCITHWADTKMECPLCREKFLPQKLVYLRHYR; encoded by the exons ATGGCCCCCGCGGCCGCCAGCCCCCCGGAGGTAGTCCGCGCGGCTCAGAAGGACGACTACTACCGCGGCGGGCTGCGGAGCGCGGCGGGCGGCACCCTGCACAGCCTCGCGG GTGCGAAGAAGTGGCTGGAGTGGAGGAGAGAGATTGAGCTGGTGTCGGATGTCGCCTACTTTGGCCTCACTACACTGGCAG GCTACCAGACCCTCGGGGAGGAGTACGTCAGCATCCTGCAGGTGGACTCGACCCAGGGCCGAGTGCCCTCGAGGTTGCGCCGCGGGATACTGGTGGCGCTGCACACCGTCCTGCCCTACCTGCTGGACAAGGCCCTGCTCCACCTGGAGCACGAGCTGCAGGCCGATGGTGACGGCGCCTGGCCCTCACGGGGCAGCCTGGCCCCCGGTGCCCGTGGCCAGTCGGGGACAAGACGCTGGATGCGCCGGTGCACGGCCGCCTTGACGGAGCAGCAGCAGGGGACGCTCCTGCGGGCTGTGTTGGTGTTCAGGCAGGGTCTCGGGTGCCTCCAGCGTCTCCACGTCGCCTGGTTCTACATCCATGGCGCCTTCTACCACCTGGCCAAGAGGTTCACAGGCATCACCTAC CTCCGTGTCCGCCATCCGCTCGCAGAGGACCCTCGGGCCCGTGCCAGCTACAGGCTGCTGGGGCTCGTGTCCCTGCTGCACCTGGCACTGGCCGCGGGCCTGCAGCTCTACGGCTTCCGGCAGAGGCAGCGCGCCCAGAGGGAGTGGAGGCCGCAGCGTGGCCTGTCCCACCGCAG GAGCTACACAGAGAGAGCAGTTTCCAGAACCTCGCTGTGCACCCTGTGCCTGGAGGAGCGCAGGTACTCGACGGCCACGCCCTGCGGCCACCTGTTTTGCTGGGGCTGCATCACCCACTGGGCCGACACCAAG aTGGAGTGTCCCCTCTGCAGGGAGAAGTTCCTCCCCCAGAAGCTGGTCTACCTGCGGCACTACCGCTGA